Proteins from a single region of Streptomyces sp. Tu 3180:
- a CDS encoding DUF4910 domain-containing protein: protein MAPVTGHGEEMHALVERLYPLCRSITGDGVRATLEIVGEYVPLRVHEVPTGTQVLDWTVPQEWNIRDAYIADAAGRRVVDFAASSLHVLGYSVPVSATMPLAELRGHLHTLPEHPSWVPYRTSYYKPEWGFCLAQETLDAMPDGEYEVRIDSTLADGHLTYAEHVVPGRVPDEVIVSCHVCHPSLANDNLAGIAVATFLARALAERTPYYTYRFVFAPGTIGAITWLARNRERVERVKHGLVLACAGDPGQLTYKRSRRGDAEIDRVLRYVLAASERPHRIVEFTPYGYDERQFCSPGFDLGVGSLSRTPYADYPEYHTSADDLDFVSPEAMADTLAVCREAFAVLDRNRRYVNLSPYGEPQLGRRGLYDSLGGRSDAKQAQMAMLWVLSLSDGEHGLLDVAERSGLPFDTVAAAADALHGAGLIKA from the coding sequence GTGGCGCCGGTGACCGGGCACGGCGAGGAGATGCACGCGCTGGTGGAGCGGCTGTACCCGCTGTGCCGGAGCATCACCGGCGACGGGGTGCGCGCCACCCTGGAGATCGTCGGCGAGTACGTCCCGCTGCGGGTGCACGAGGTGCCGACCGGGACGCAGGTGCTCGACTGGACGGTGCCGCAGGAGTGGAACATCCGGGACGCCTACATCGCCGACGCCGCCGGCAGGCGGGTCGTCGACTTCGCCGCGTCCAGCCTGCACGTGCTCGGCTACAGCGTGCCCGTGTCGGCGACCATGCCGCTGGCCGAGCTGCGCGGCCACCTGCACACTCTGCCGGAGCACCCGTCCTGGGTGCCGTACCGCACCAGCTACTACAAGCCGGAATGGGGGTTCTGCCTGGCCCAGGAGACCCTGGACGCGATGCCGGACGGCGAGTACGAGGTGCGCATCGACTCCACGCTCGCCGACGGCCACCTCACCTACGCCGAGCACGTGGTCCCCGGGCGGGTCCCCGACGAGGTGATCGTCTCCTGCCACGTCTGCCACCCGTCGCTGGCCAACGACAACCTGGCCGGCATCGCGGTGGCGACGTTCCTGGCCCGGGCGCTGGCGGAGCGGACGCCGTACTACACCTACCGGTTCGTCTTCGCGCCCGGCACCATCGGGGCGATCACCTGGCTGGCCCGCAACAGGGAGCGGGTGGAGCGGGTCAAGCACGGTCTGGTGCTGGCCTGCGCCGGCGACCCGGGGCAGCTGACGTACAAGCGGAGCAGGCGCGGCGACGCGGAGATCGACCGGGTGCTGCGGTACGTGCTGGCCGCCTCCGAACGGCCGCACCGCATCGTCGAGTTCACTCCGTACGGCTACGACGAGCGGCAGTTCTGCTCGCCCGGGTTCGATCTCGGCGTGGGCTCGCTCAGCCGGACCCCGTACGCCGACTACCCCGAGTACCACACCTCGGCGGACGACCTGGACTTCGTCTCCCCGGAGGCGATGGCGGACACGCTCGCCGTCTGCCGCGAGGCGTTCGCCGTCCTGGACCGCAACCGGCGGTACGTCAACCTCAGCCCCTACGGCGAGCCGCAGCTCGGCCGGCGCGGGCTGTACGACTCGCTCGGCGGCCGCAGCGACGCCAAGCAGGCCCAGATGGCCATGCTCTGGGTGCTCAGCCTCTCCGACGGCGAGCACGGTCTGCTGGACGTCGCCGAGCGCTCCGGGCTGCCGTTCGACACCGTCGCCGCCGCGGCCGACGCCCTGCACGGTGCCGGGCTGATCAAGGCATGA
- a CDS encoding glycosyltransferase: MHVLVVHNRYASAQPSGENRVVDQEVALLRGAGHRVEVFERRSDDIAARSLPAKAAVPLLVPWNPAVRSELAARLRAERPDVVHVHNVFPLLSPAVLAACADAGVPAVATLHNYTQVCPPGTLQRDGRPCAECVGAAPLPAVRHGCYRGSRLATVPLAVSLSVNRRRWWSGVERFFCISAAQRDVLVRAGMPAERLAVKHNFVPDPGACRTGPGEHLLYLGRLAEAKGVRLLMAAWDEIAADGGVGVPLVIAGAGPLEREVTAWAAGRDDVRYVGLYDPAQCRQALARSVAVVAPSTWLEAFGLVVVEAMAAGVPAVAAGHGAFVELVEDGVTGLLHRPGEPASLASCLRRITAGPDRNQEMGRAARRRYEQGFSPAVGLERLVEGYRTAIAGRSGGGDGAPPVGNRNAGSRRGTRASRDGGSR, encoded by the coding sequence ATGCACGTCCTCGTGGTGCACAACCGCTACGCCTCGGCGCAGCCGAGCGGGGAGAACAGGGTCGTCGACCAGGAGGTGGCGCTGCTGCGCGGGGCCGGCCACCGGGTCGAGGTGTTCGAGCGGCGCAGCGACGACATCGCCGCCCGGTCCCTGCCGGCCAAGGCCGCGGTGCCGCTCCTCGTGCCGTGGAACCCGGCGGTCCGCTCGGAGCTCGCCGCCCGGCTCCGCGCCGAGCGGCCGGACGTGGTGCACGTCCACAACGTCTTCCCGCTCCTGTCGCCGGCGGTGCTGGCCGCCTGCGCCGACGCCGGCGTGCCCGCCGTCGCCACGCTGCACAACTACACCCAGGTCTGCCCGCCCGGCACGCTGCAGCGGGACGGCCGGCCGTGCGCCGAGTGCGTCGGGGCCGCGCCGCTGCCCGCCGTCCGGCACGGCTGCTACCGGGGCTCCCGGCTGGCGACGGTGCCGCTCGCGGTCAGCCTGTCGGTCAACCGGCGGCGGTGGTGGTCCGGCGTGGAGCGGTTCTTCTGCATCTCCGCGGCGCAGCGCGACGTCCTGGTGCGGGCCGGCATGCCGGCCGAGCGGCTGGCGGTGAAGCACAACTTCGTGCCCGACCCGGGCGCCTGCCGCACGGGGCCCGGCGAGCATCTGCTCTACCTCGGTCGGCTCGCGGAGGCCAAGGGCGTGCGGCTGCTCATGGCCGCGTGGGACGAGATCGCCGCGGACGGCGGGGTGGGCGTGCCGCTCGTGATCGCCGGCGCGGGACCGCTGGAGCGGGAGGTGACCGCCTGGGCGGCGGGCCGGGACGACGTGCGGTACGTCGGCCTGTACGACCCGGCCCAGTGCCGGCAGGCCCTCGCGCGGTCGGTCGCCGTGGTGGCCCCCTCGACGTGGCTGGAGGCGTTCGGCCTGGTGGTCGTGGAGGCGATGGCGGCGGGGGTCCCGGCCGTCGCCGCCGGTCACGGCGCCTTCGTCGAGCTCGTCGAGGACGGGGTGACCGGGCTGCTGCACCGGCCGGGCGAGCCCGCCTCGCTCGCGTCCTGCCTGCGCCGGATCACGGCCGGGCCGGACCGCAACCAGGAGATGGGCCGGGCGGCCCGGCGCCGTTACGAGCAGGGGTTCAGCCCGGCCGTCGGCCTGGAGCGCCTGGTGGAGGGGTACCGCACCGCGATCGCGGGTCGGTCCGGCGGCGGGGACGGCGCGCCGCCGGTAGGGAACAGGAACGCTGGCTCGCGGCGGGGCACCCGCGCGAGCAGGGATGGGGGCAGTAGATGA
- a CDS encoding PIG-L family deacetylase codes for MIRLGTGRLDRIVALGAHCDDIAIGAGGTLLAMCLARPGIRVDALVLSGGGGEREQEEQAALTAFCPGADLRLAVHKLPDGRLPAHWEEAKAAVEELRMRTEPDLVLAPRTDDAHQDHRGLAKLVTTAFRDHLVLGYEIVKWDGDLGRPAAYQPLSPEVAERKVRLLQEHYPSQRHRPWYDREAFLGLARIRGIECHARYAEAFAVTKLTLDLGE; via the coding sequence GTGATCCGGCTCGGGACCGGGCGCCTGGACCGGATCGTCGCCCTGGGCGCGCACTGCGACGACATCGCCATCGGCGCCGGCGGCACGCTGCTCGCGATGTGCCTCGCGCGGCCGGGCATCCGCGTCGACGCGCTGGTGCTCTCCGGCGGCGGCGGCGAGCGGGAGCAGGAGGAGCAGGCCGCGCTCACCGCCTTCTGCCCGGGCGCCGACCTGCGGCTGGCCGTGCACAAGCTGCCGGACGGCCGGCTGCCCGCGCACTGGGAGGAGGCCAAGGCCGCGGTCGAGGAGCTGCGGATGCGGACCGAGCCGGACCTCGTGCTCGCCCCGCGCACCGATGACGCGCACCAGGACCACCGCGGCCTGGCGAAGCTGGTGACCACCGCGTTCCGCGACCACCTCGTGCTCGGCTACGAGATCGTCAAGTGGGACGGCGACCTCGGCCGTCCGGCGGCGTACCAGCCGCTGTCGCCCGAGGTCGCCGAACGGAAGGTGCGGCTGCTGCAGGAGCACTACCCCTCGCAGCGGCACCGGCCCTGGTACGACCGGGAGGCCTTCCTCGGGCTGGCCCGGATCCGCGGCATCGAATGCCACGCGCGCTACGCCGAGGCGTTCGCCGTCACCAAACTCACTCTCGACCTGGGGGAATGA
- a CDS encoding O-antigen ligase domain-containing protein, protein MGADHTPRIVGTAWGLLVLNTLGSAGARTVVPLPRSLIQMVTMGALVAAFALALAVNLRPRVRPSAYLFLLTLLLVPSVISSADLDSGFGALFRCARLALFVGTLWLLSRWWDGGTTFVRHHVRMYFAVLGSVAAGLAVSPGAAMPELYGGRLVGALWPLTPPQIGQYAAVITGLTVLLLLGRRTDRGSAALVVVPALVLLALTHTRTATLGLLVGLVLAIGSLVPTSAAARRFFAWAVLCSAVAAVGFGSALRAWFLRGQSQEHFTSLTGRAKVWDALLAAPRTTSEHLFGAGLGDKSFGGLPIDNSWLAVYHEQGTTGVVLVAAAVVVLGGVALLRPPSLSRACAIFLISYCAIASYTEAGLGDASPYLLHLAVAASLLAAPAAAAPPPAPEVPRRRVPQWARRTEVT, encoded by the coding sequence GTGGGCGCGGACCACACGCCGAGGATCGTCGGGACGGCCTGGGGACTGCTGGTCCTCAACACCCTCGGCTCCGCCGGGGCGAGGACCGTCGTCCCGCTGCCCCGCTCCCTCATCCAGATGGTCACCATGGGCGCGCTGGTCGCCGCGTTCGCGCTGGCGCTCGCGGTCAATCTCCGGCCGCGCGTCCGGCCGAGCGCCTACCTGTTCCTGCTCACCCTGCTGCTGGTGCCGAGCGTGATCTCCAGCGCGGACCTGGACTCCGGGTTCGGCGCGCTGTTCCGCTGCGCCCGGCTGGCTCTCTTCGTCGGCACGCTGTGGCTGCTCAGCCGCTGGTGGGACGGCGGCACGACGTTCGTCCGGCACCACGTCCGGATGTACTTCGCGGTCCTCGGGTCGGTGGCCGCCGGCCTGGCCGTCTCACCGGGCGCCGCCATGCCCGAGCTCTACGGCGGGCGGCTGGTCGGCGCGCTGTGGCCGCTCACCCCGCCGCAGATCGGACAGTACGCCGCGGTGATCACCGGGCTCACCGTGCTGCTCCTCCTGGGGCGCCGGACCGACCGGGGCAGCGCGGCGCTGGTCGTCGTGCCGGCCCTCGTCCTGCTCGCGCTGACCCACACCCGGACGGCCACCCTCGGGCTGCTCGTCGGGCTGGTGCTGGCGATCGGCTCGCTCGTGCCGACCAGCGCCGCCGCCCGCCGGTTCTTCGCCTGGGCGGTGCTGTGCAGCGCCGTGGCCGCGGTGGGGTTCGGCTCCGCGCTGCGGGCGTGGTTCCTGCGCGGGCAGAGCCAGGAGCACTTCACCAGCCTCACCGGCCGGGCCAAGGTCTGGGACGCGCTGCTGGCGGCGCCCCGGACGACCTCGGAGCACCTGTTCGGCGCGGGTCTGGGCGACAAGTCGTTCGGCGGACTGCCGATCGACAACAGCTGGCTGGCCGTCTACCACGAGCAGGGGACGACCGGCGTCGTCCTGGTGGCGGCGGCCGTCGTCGTGCTGGGCGGCGTCGCGCTGCTGCGGCCGCCGTCGCTGTCGAGGGCCTGCGCGATCTTCCTGATCAGCTACTGCGCGATCGCGTCGTACACCGAGGCCGGGCTGGGCGACGCCTCGCCGTACCTGCTGCACCTGGCCGTGGCGGCCTCGCTGCTGGCGGCGCCCGCCGCGGCCGCTCCCCCGCCGGCGCCCGAAGTCCCGCGACGACGCGTCCCGCAGTGGGCCCGGAGAACGGAGGTGACCTGA
- a CDS encoding right-handed parallel beta-helix repeat-containing protein produces MWRRGALSPAVPLALALLAATGCEGTPDARPEPTAAPSASVARVCAEPAAGPAKAPAGAVTVDPAVTGDLAAKTRSNPPNTTFWLRPGRHRLEPDRYAQVVPKEGNRYLGAPGAVLDGRRTNQYAFGGTARDVTVRHLTVQGFVAPHDEGVVNHDSADGWVIEHATIRDNSGAGLMAGARQQVRASCLRDNGQYGMNAYKAGGRISGLVLEGNEITGNNTDDWERRRPGCGCTGGVKFWAVDGADVRGNWVHDNRGAGLWADTNNNDFRIEDNVLEENDGAALIYETSYNAVIRKNTIRRNNWVEGRRYADRGDSFPYATVYLSESGGEPRIRARTDRIEIHRNVLEDNWSGITLWENADRFCNSPANTSSGDCTLLVEDADRCAQPAIATAPLYADCRWKTQRVDIHGNRFVLDKSVVDCTVKCDRMAVLANYGTYPDWSPYQGERVAEAITLKQHNRWHDNVYVGPWTFVVHDPSRTLDSGQWQGAPYRQDAGSTFRAGDGG; encoded by the coding sequence ATGTGGCGGCGCGGGGCGTTGTCACCGGCGGTACCGCTGGCGCTGGCCCTGCTGGCGGCGACCGGCTGCGAGGGCACGCCGGACGCGCGGCCGGAGCCGACCGCCGCGCCGTCCGCGTCCGTGGCCCGGGTGTGCGCCGAGCCCGCGGCCGGGCCGGCGAAGGCGCCGGCGGGCGCGGTGACGGTCGATCCCGCGGTGACCGGTGACCTGGCCGCGAAGACCAGGAGCAACCCCCCGAACACCACGTTCTGGCTCCGGCCGGGCAGGCACAGGCTCGAGCCGGACCGCTACGCCCAGGTCGTCCCCAAGGAGGGGAACCGTTACCTCGGCGCGCCGGGCGCGGTGCTCGACGGCCGCAGGACCAACCAGTACGCGTTCGGCGGCACCGCCCGCGACGTCACCGTCCGCCACCTGACCGTGCAGGGCTTCGTCGCGCCGCACGACGAGGGCGTGGTCAACCACGACTCGGCCGACGGGTGGGTGATCGAGCACGCGACGATCCGGGACAACTCCGGCGCCGGGCTGATGGCCGGCGCCCGCCAGCAGGTCCGCGCCAGCTGCCTGCGCGACAACGGCCAGTACGGCATGAACGCCTACAAGGCGGGCGGCCGCATCAGCGGCCTGGTGCTCGAGGGCAACGAGATCACGGGCAACAACACCGACGACTGGGAGCGGCGGCGGCCGGGCTGCGGCTGCACCGGGGGCGTCAAGTTCTGGGCCGTCGACGGCGCCGACGTACGCGGCAACTGGGTGCACGACAACCGCGGGGCCGGGCTGTGGGCGGACACCAACAACAACGACTTCCGCATCGAGGACAACGTGCTGGAGGAGAACGACGGTGCCGCGCTGATCTACGAGACCAGCTACAACGCGGTCATCCGGAAGAACACGATCCGGCGGAACAACTGGGTCGAGGGCCGCAGGTACGCCGACCGCGGCGACAGCTTCCCGTACGCGACCGTCTACCTGTCCGAGTCCGGCGGCGAGCCCCGGATCCGGGCCCGCACGGACAGGATCGAGATCCACCGGAACGTGCTGGAGGACAACTGGTCCGGGATCACCCTGTGGGAGAACGCCGACCGGTTCTGCAACAGCCCGGCCAACACCTCGTCCGGTGACTGCACGTTGCTGGTGGAGGACGCCGACCGCTGCGCGCAGCCGGCGATCGCCACCGCACCCCTCTACGCCGACTGCCGGTGGAAGACCCAGCGGGTGGACATCCACGGCAACCGCTTCGTGCTGGACAAGTCCGTCGTCGACTGCACGGTGAAGTGCGACCGGATGGCGGTGCTGGCCAACTACGGCACCTATCCGGACTGGTCGCCGTACCAGGGCGAGCGGGTGGCCGAGGCGATCACCCTGAAGCAGCACAACCGCTGGCACGACAACGTCTACGTCGGACCGTGGACGTTCGTCGTCCACGACCCGAGCCGGACGCTCGACTCCGGGCAGTGGCAGGGCGCGCCGTACCGGCAGGACGCGGGCAGCACCTTCCGCGCGGGGGACGGTGGTTGA
- a CDS encoding glucose-1-phosphate cytidylyltransferase: MKVVLFCGGYGMRMRSGAADDVPKPMAMVGPRPLIWHVMRYYAHFGHKEFILCLGYGAHHIKDFFLNYEETTSNDFVLRGGRTELLSTDIADWTITFAQTGIESPIGERLRRVRHHLDGDEMFLANYADVLTDAPLPEMIDNFARRDAGASMMVVPPQSSFHCVELGEDGLVGGITAVSELPLWENGGYFVLRQEVFDHIPENGDLVADGCARLAKQGRLVAYRHRGFWKPTDTVKERAALDAAHARGDRPWAVWERGGAGADAGVRTA; this comes from the coding sequence ATGAAGGTCGTTCTGTTCTGCGGCGGTTACGGGATGCGGATGCGGAGCGGCGCCGCGGACGACGTGCCCAAGCCGATGGCGATGGTCGGCCCCCGCCCGCTGATCTGGCACGTGATGCGCTACTACGCGCACTTCGGGCACAAGGAGTTCATCCTGTGCCTCGGGTACGGGGCCCACCACATCAAGGACTTCTTCCTCAACTACGAGGAGACGACGTCCAACGACTTCGTGCTGCGGGGCGGGCGGACCGAGCTGCTGTCGACCGACATAGCGGACTGGACGATCACGTTCGCGCAGACCGGCATCGAGTCGCCGATCGGCGAGCGGCTGCGCCGGGTGCGGCACCACCTGGACGGCGACGAGATGTTCCTCGCCAACTACGCCGACGTGCTCACCGACGCCCCGCTGCCGGAGATGATCGACAACTTCGCCCGGCGCGACGCCGGCGCGTCGATGATGGTGGTGCCGCCGCAGTCCTCCTTCCACTGCGTGGAGTTGGGCGAGGACGGACTGGTGGGGGGCATCACCGCGGTGAGCGAGCTGCCGCTGTGGGAGAACGGCGGCTACTTCGTGCTCCGCCAGGAGGTCTTCGACCACATCCCGGAGAACGGGGACCTGGTCGCCGACGGGTGCGCCCGGCTGGCCAAGCAGGGCCGGCTGGTGGCGTACCGGCACCGCGGCTTCTGGAAGCCGACCGACACCGTGAAGGAGCGGGCCGCGCTCGACGCCGCCCACGCCCGGGGCGACCGCCCGTGGGCCGTGTGGGAACGAGGCGGCGCGGGGGCGGACGCCGGGGTGAGGACCGCGTGA
- a CDS encoding class I SAM-dependent methyltransferase, with translation MTRCRLCGSAALASVVDLGATPPCESFLAADQLDRPEPAYPLHLRVCTDCWLAQIPPLITPEETFKEYAYFSSYSTSWVEHARTFVADAVARLGLGTDAFVVEVASNDGYLLRHVVDRGIRCLGIEPSVNVGAAARDAGVPTLTEFLSPDTGSAVRAEHGPADLVVANNVYAHIPDVVGFTRGLRALVADDGWVSVEVQHLLTLIEENQYDTIYHEHFQYYTVASAIRALASGGLALVDVEPLPTHGGSVRLWARPAEAAGEPGPRVADVLAREKAAGLQELSGYTEFSARVAKVRRDLLRFLIEAAERGETVVGYGAPGKGNTLLNHCGIRPDLLPYTVDRNPYKHGRFTPGTRIPVLPPERIAADRPDYVLVLPWNLRDELVEQLSFVHEWGGRLVFPIPELSVVEVASRKVTA, from the coding sequence ATGACACGATGCCGACTCTGCGGCTCGGCGGCGCTGGCGAGCGTCGTCGACCTGGGGGCGACCCCGCCGTGCGAGAGCTTCCTCGCCGCGGACCAACTGGACCGGCCGGAGCCGGCCTACCCGCTGCACCTGCGGGTCTGCACCGACTGCTGGCTCGCGCAGATCCCTCCGCTGATCACCCCGGAGGAGACGTTCAAGGAGTACGCGTACTTCTCCTCGTACTCGACCTCCTGGGTGGAGCACGCGCGCACGTTCGTCGCCGACGCCGTGGCGCGGCTGGGTCTCGGCACCGACGCCTTCGTGGTCGAGGTGGCGAGCAACGACGGCTACCTGCTGCGGCACGTGGTGGACCGGGGGATCCGCTGCCTCGGCATCGAGCCGTCGGTGAACGTCGGCGCGGCGGCGCGGGACGCGGGCGTGCCCACGCTCACGGAGTTCCTGAGCCCGGACACCGGCTCGGCCGTCCGCGCCGAGCACGGCCCGGCGGACCTGGTCGTGGCCAACAACGTGTACGCGCACATCCCCGACGTGGTCGGGTTCACCCGGGGGCTGCGCGCCCTGGTCGCCGACGACGGCTGGGTCTCCGTCGAGGTGCAGCACCTGCTGACCCTGATCGAGGAGAACCAGTACGACACGATCTACCACGAGCACTTCCAGTACTACACGGTCGCGTCCGCGATCCGGGCCCTGGCGAGCGGCGGACTCGCGCTCGTGGACGTCGAACCGCTGCCCACGCACGGCGGTTCCGTCCGGCTGTGGGCCCGGCCGGCCGAGGCGGCCGGTGAGCCGGGCCCGCGCGTGGCCGACGTGCTGGCCAGGGAGAAGGCCGCCGGGCTGCAGGAGCTGTCCGGGTACACCGAGTTCTCCGCCCGGGTGGCCAAGGTGCGCCGGGACCTGCTGAGGTTCCTCATCGAGGCGGCCGAGCGCGGCGAGACGGTCGTCGGCTACGGCGCCCCGGGCAAGGGCAACACCCTGCTCAACCACTGCGGCATCCGGCCCGACCTGCTGCCGTACACGGTCGACCGCAACCCCTACAAGCACGGCAGGTTCACCCCGGGCACCCGCATCCCGGTCCTGCCGCCGGAGCGGATAGCCGCCGACAGACCGGACTACGTCCTCGTCCTCCCGTGGAACCTGCGGGACGAGCTGGTCGAGCAGTTGTCCTTCGTGCACGAGTGGGGCGGCCGTCTCGTCTTCCCCATCCCGGAACTGAGCGTTGTCGAGGTCGCGTCTCGAAAGGTCACAGCATGA
- a CDS encoding NAD-dependent epimerase/dehydratase, whose product MRVLLTGHQGYLGTVMAPVLAAAGHEVVGLDAGLFADCVLGPAPADPPGYRVDLRDVTAEHVAGVDAVIHLAALSNDPLGSLAPELTYDINHHASVRLARLARDAGVRRFLYASTCSVYGAAGGDELVTEDAPLRPVTPYAESKVRVEDDLHALADGDFSPVYMRNATAFGHSPRLRADIVLNNLVGHALLSGEVLVLSDGTPWRPLVHAADIARAFTAALTAPREAVHDRAFNIGSETNNVTVAEIAGQVAEAVSGSKVVITGETGADPRSYRVDFSRFRAAVPGFDCEWTVKQGALELADAYREHGLAREDFEQRFTRLAVLRAASDAGAVDGTLRWRR is encoded by the coding sequence GTGCGCGTACTGCTGACCGGACACCAGGGCTACCTGGGCACCGTGATGGCCCCGGTCCTCGCGGCCGCCGGGCACGAGGTCGTCGGCCTCGACGCCGGCCTGTTCGCCGACTGCGTGCTGGGCCCGGCGCCCGCGGACCCGCCGGGGTACCGGGTGGACCTGCGTGACGTCACGGCCGAGCACGTGGCCGGGGTGGACGCCGTGATCCACCTGGCCGCGCTGTCCAACGACCCGCTGGGATCGCTGGCGCCTGAGCTCACCTACGACATCAACCACCACGCGTCCGTGCGGCTGGCCCGGCTGGCCCGCGACGCCGGGGTCCGGCGCTTCCTGTACGCGTCCACCTGCTCGGTCTACGGCGCCGCCGGCGGCGACGAGCTGGTGACCGAGGACGCGCCGCTGCGCCCGGTGACGCCGTACGCGGAGTCCAAGGTGCGGGTGGAGGACGACCTGCACGCCCTGGCCGACGGCGACTTCAGCCCGGTGTACATGCGCAACGCCACCGCCTTCGGCCACTCCCCCCGGCTGCGCGCCGACATCGTGCTGAACAACCTGGTGGGCCACGCGCTGCTGTCCGGCGAGGTGCTGGTGCTCTCCGACGGCACCCCCTGGCGCCCGCTGGTGCACGCCGCCGACATCGCACGGGCCTTCACGGCCGCGCTGACCGCGCCGCGGGAAGCGGTGCACGACCGGGCGTTCAACATCGGCAGCGAGACCAACAACGTCACGGTCGCCGAGATCGCCGGGCAGGTCGCCGAGGCGGTGTCCGGCTCGAAGGTGGTGATCACCGGGGAGACCGGTGCCGATCCGCGGTCGTACCGGGTGGACTTCTCCCGGTTCCGCGCCGCGGTGCCCGGCTTCGACTGCGAGTGGACGGTGAAGCAGGGCGCGCTCGAACTCGCCGACGCCTACCGGGAACACGGGCTGGCCCGGGAGGACTTCGAGCAGCGCTTCACCCGCCTCGCCGTGCTGCGCGCGGCGTCCGACGCCGGCGCCGTCGACGGCACCCTGCGGTGGCGCCGGTGA